aaataaaaaaattgacagtgaagaataaaaaaattttgcaagCTCTGGGCtatcaattaaaacaaaatgcctgaaagtgatattttggatataacttcacagtacgaaacggattctaagattacaaaaattgaatatcattcatacACACCGTATACagcatcatttaataataatgacgaaataCGTATATCAATCCAGCAAACAGATGTTTATCCATATCTACatgaaagctttatttttttggaaggaaAAATTACTGATGCCACCAAAGTGAAACTATCTAATAACGGTTACTCTTACCTCTTCGAGCAAATACGAttggaaatcaatgggatagaagtagatagtacacgtgttcttggaatcactagctcgttgaaaggttacTTATCTGGTACACCAGACAACTACAATTGTTATGAAAATTCTGgatggaattttaaaaatgcaacgCAATCGGAAAATGATAAAGGTGAATTTAGTGCTTgcattccattgaaatattggttaggtttgtttgaagattataaaagaatattagtgaattctagattggaattaatattaactcgaagtcatagcgatttaaatgctttaagtttaaaaactggtgtaactgcttctgaaggtaaagtcgttttaaataaaatagcctgGATGGTTCCACATATAACTGTTGACGATGAagaaaggttaaaattattgaaacttatagaaaaagaaaaaagtttgtttattccttttagatcttttgaaacttttgaatatcctgaactcggaaccgctaaaaaagttgtatggaatttgaaaactgcttcaaaattagaaaaaccacgatttatcataattggattgcaaaaaggacgcaaaaatatgttatcgaaagattgtagtatatttgaccattgtaatttaacaaacgttaaagtatttctgaactcgatagcttatccatacaataatttgaatttagattttactaaaaataatttcaatttattatataatatgtatacatcgtttcaagaatcgtactatgaaaaaagtattcgtaacccgatattgagtccttctacttttCTGACAAACGCTCCAATTATAGTCATCGATACTTCGAAACAGAACGATTCAGCTACTGCCTCGGCAGTGGATgttcaattggaaattgaagcttcagaatcgcttgcaggtgtaactgcttactgtttattaattcatgatcgtattgtagaatatgtaccttttactagagaagtaagaaaacttgtgtaaatataattaagaattaatttttaacaataaaaactattatttaataatttgtgttctttacttgaaataattattttagttttaagatttGCTAAAAAATTTGCTACACGAAGACAAAATTTGGTAGAAAATCTCTGTTTTGTGTTGCccctgtgaacatacaaatatatactactgtTGTGTAAATTAAGATTGTGGAACATGAATTTTCGATttgattaaaaacatattataaaattgttcaaccttttaacttaaataaaataataatttagaatcaaactgaattaaattaaatagtagtagttcgaatattttaaaacaaataataatttaataatttaataatttaataaataattaaataaaataaaatttacaaacattgaataaattaaataaattaaatattaaaataaaacttagagcaatttaataaaattaaaataatactttaaattttttaatttttacttttaattaaaaacattttacagtcatttaaattaaatcaaatattattataatataattaatataattaaataattttgaaataaactaaaataatttttacaagcgttcatcagacgaGTCACATTTATACACCATTCAACGGTTGTATTatttgtgcataatatttttcaatgttaataatgaaataccGATGGTGTATTTGTTCGCAAACAGTTAAAGTAAAGGGTTGTACGTCTtcgtacaattttcaaaaattagttctgtaacgaacccaataatacacataatatattattgtgatcgttccGCCTACGGCTACATTAGGCAACATAaagattagataaatattagcACATAGAAATTCGactaaataaatcaaagtcatatatCCTATTAGAAAACCTATGGGAATATAACGAGAGGGCAATATGATCTTGAACCCGCATTTCGATAGGTCCTACAACCTCGCctgaatcataaatcataaatgtacgaatataatatttagatattgcttatgaaatatacatatatatatataatgcacagtatctaaatattgacggatggcgtataacatatattgcaaaCACGATAACAGGACACGATTCTTGGAAtaaccaggcgtgggaatgtatCGATAATTAATTGAACAATGTCCTGTGAAATCCGCAGATAAGTCGATAGACTAGGGGGGAAGTAGGAGAGCAagaggccctataaaaccagaccaGAAACGGCCTGTAGATCAGACGTGTAACACCACAGCACAGGCGAGCACCTTCACGAATGACAACGCAATAACTTGTCAaattgtacttagaatattttcaataaaacaacTAACTTTTCAatcagtattaaattatttattaactctaCCTGAAGAAAATCCTCTACAAtcagtcttgctacctgcaactttaTGAGCTAAGCAGTAACTCAATTGCTAGATCATAACACTGGCGCAGTCGATTACGGAACTTTCAAGGAATTGAGGCGAGTCGAGCAGTCAAAGCAGCGGAAATCAGCGGAGGAAGTGCAGCAGTGACGCAGAGCTCGATTCAAATCAACTACACGGAGGCAACTTTCAAAGTCACAGTCGTGGACCGATCACCCTTGACGACTCCGGGAAGTGACGAACAGAATTGAAGACAGGAAAGCAGACTAGGAAAAAACATGAACAGAGCAGTAGGTGCAGGGATTATGtgagttaaataattaagttgtaaaaataattacatatagaATTGTAGCTTGGGTACACGTCtcacgttgttttttttttaaggaagcCAGCggtaaaaattttagttttgattttgGTGAAGGTGCATATAATaagttgttgtattatatagtaaagaaagaaaaatataagttattgaaaaaggaatatatatataattgtggtAAAATAGACAGCAGTAGACTGATCTGTGTTGAAATAAATAGTTGAATTAAATAGGAATCAACAAATGAAATAGTAAGGGAATACTATAGTTAATTGAAAAAGTAATAGAAAAAAGAAGTATAGAattttatagagaaaatattggaaaaatatatatatgaatgcaCGCGTAGCAGTTGAATGAATGTAATAATGCGGAAAATCAAAGTTTTAGTAAAAACGAAAATCAGGGTGCAAATGGGGATAATACAAAGCAAcagaataataatggtaaaaataatacactttacCGCAGTAATAACGGGCATATGAATCAAAACGGcaggaataataattttaataatcgaaATGGTTATAATTACGGATAcgatatattcaataaaaatattaatcgtggaggatacagtaattttaataataataatcgtaacggATAcagtaattttgataataataatcgtaacggATACAGTAATCGTACAAGATACAGTAATTCAAATAATCGCGGCggatatattaacaattatagacaaaattataacgaaaataatGATCAGCGaaataattttggtaataattagAATAGAAATAACACTGGTTGTTACACGTGTGGGAAATCAAATCATATCGCAAGGGAGTGCTGGCAAACGAACGGTCGATCAGGCGGAAACGACCGAGCAAATACACATAACAACAATCGTGATAATAGTACGCGTAATTCTGGAAGTGGTAATAGTAATAGGAACAATACGGGTGTTCAGAATTTGCATTGTAGTTATTGTAACAAAATAGGGCATGAAATTTCGAACTGTTTTACAAAACAGAAAAACgagaaaaataattcaaaaaattccaAAGGGCAAGTTCCAGTGGGCGTCAGGCTTGTCCAAGAGATAATGCAATCGCCACAAAACGATGTTTTCACATCACaactaaattaatagaaaatcaCATTACTTTAAAATCACCTAGTTTTAATaaagaacaaattaaattattagtggACACGGGGCggctgaattaaatattattaaaattaatgcacTAAAGGGGGATACAGAAATTAACGAAGAAGAcaagatttatttaaaaggtattaatgaaaaaatagtcTCAACAATAGGTaaagcaaaaatatatttaataataaataaaacagcaTTCGAAACAGAATTTTATGTAGTAAACAAAACATTTCCAATAGAAGGAGAAGGCATATTGGGACACAAGTTTTTGATGGATAATCACGCAGTTATAGATATAGCTAACAATACGAtaacaataaatgaaaataaagtagAAAACGAAAACAGTGTAtgctttattttaaaaccacgTTCGGAAACAGTAGTTTAAATAGATATCGCAAATAAagcaatgaataataaaaatataataaacaagaattaattaataaacaagaatTATCACCAGATGTATATTGcgcgaatatttataatacagttaGAAACGGAAAAATAACGATAAGTGTGTTGAATATATCGGAAGTAACGCAAAGTATCAATGTAGGTCAAGTTCGTAGAATATCATACGAGGATGACATAGTAGCACACATCGATAACGTAGCatatgacaacaaaattgacATTGACCGCGCgagcaaaataaaaacattgattaGGACGGAGCATTTGAATATTGATGAACGAAAATCAATAATAAGAATTTGTGAAAACTACGcagatatttttcatatagaGGGGGATAATCTTACGTGTACAACGGCAGCAGAACatgtaataaaagtaataaggatttaaaaccaatttataaaaaaccgtaCCGTTTACCGTTTTCACAACATGACGAAATAGAACGACAAATAGGTCAAATGATGAAAGACGAATTATAGAGAGATCAATGAGTCCTTTAGTTATGGGTTTAAGCTCAGCTCCggcaacattttaaaaaatgatgacGAATGTGTTGTCAGGGTTGATAGGAATTAAATGTCTAGTTTATTTGGATGACATACCTAATAGTATATGCAAAGAACTTACAAGatcataatgataaattaattaacgtaTTTGAACGATTACgtattcataatctaaaaatagaacCAGATAAATGTAGCTTTTTACAGCGGGAATGTTTATTTCTAGGTCATGTAATTACAGATGAGGGTATAAAACCAGATAAAAAGAAAGTTGAAGCTGTTATGCATTTTCCAGTACCTAAGAACGTTAagcaaataaaaagttttttaggtCTTAGTGGATATTATCGCAAATTCATAGAAAATTATAGTGCTATAGCTAATCCAATGGTGAAACTATTGAGAAAAGACGTAAAATTTAATTGGGATGAAAATTGTCAGAAagcttttgataaattaaaagaaatacttTGTTCAGAACCGATTTTGCAATATCCcgattttacaaaacaatttatacttacGACAGATGCTAGTGGTAAAGCATTAGGAGCAATTATTTTATCTCAAGGTACAGTAGGATCGGATTTACCAATAGCTTATAGTTCGAGAACCCTAAATAAAGCAGAATGTAATTATTCAGCTACAGAATTAGAATGTTTAGCGATTATATTCGTCGTAAAAACATTCCGCCCGTACTTGTATGGTAGGAAGTTTACAATACTAACAGACCATAGACCGTtatcttggttatttaatttgaaagatCCGTTATCTAGATTAGTAAGATGGCGTATCGAActggaaaaatataattatgaaataatttataaaatgggaAAATTAAACACTAATGTGGATGCACTATCgcgaatgtataatattagcgAAATTAAAGATGAAAGTTATACGAACTTTCTAGAAAAATTAGAAActacaataattagtaataaaaatgttaaagaagTACACGGCGAGTTAATAGACTCTCCGTCagaatatagtatagtatcggaaatagaaaaatattataatttcagatcaggtattaattacgaattaaaaaCACGATTCGGGCGTGACAAAAAGTTGAAATCTAATAAAGATTTGGGTGACGtagtaaaattcaaaaatggggatagatatataatatgtttaataacaaaaacaaaacaaaaacaattaactaCGTATGAGAACGTACACATAGCATTGTTgaatcttaaacatttttgtgaAAAACATTCGTTAACTAAATTAGCAATGAATCAATTAGGACGACAAGACGGACTAGATTGGGCTAAAATTAGGTCAatgataagatacatttttcgtaatacaaatatagaaataataatttgcacCAAGTTCGAATTCAGTGAGGaagagaaattaattatttttaaacaattccaCGATTCGAAGCTAGGGGGGCATGATGGAGTTAATAgaacaatgaaaaaaataaaaaaacagtttaagTGGCCAAATTTGAAACACGAAGTGAAGGAGTACATAAAAAACTGTACAGCttgtcaaacaaataaaaacactaaCAAACATATTCAATATCCGATGGTTATCACCACAACGAGTAcaaaaccatttgaaaaaatatttttagacatCGTAGGACCATTAATTACAACGGGGTTAGGCAACAACTATATATTGACAATGCAATGTGATTTGACAAAGTTTAGTTTAGGTACACCTTTACAGTGTCATACAGCGAACGTAGTAGCTAGAGAATTTGTGacaaattttgtttgtatacatgGTATTTCAGAAACAGTTTTGACGGACCAAGGTACCGAATTTCTTAGTAAAACTTTTACGGAGGTATGcaagttgttaaaaattaataagattaAGACTTCCGCTTATCACCCGCTTTCAAACGGCGCACTTGAACGTAGTCATAAATCGCTAGCAGAATACTTAAGACACTATGTGAGCAAGTTTAGACAATTGGGATGAGCTGTTACCTTACGCAATGTTCGTATATAATTTAACGGAGCATAGATCCACGAAATACCAACCGTACGCGTTGTTGTATGGTAGGGAGATTAATATTCCGGTTAAATTGAAATCAAATCCAGAACCTAGGTATAATTATGACAATTACGTTTATGATTTAAAGCAAAATTTGCAGGAAGCACATCACATAGCCAGGGAGAGATTAATTAGAAGtaaagaaaaaagtaaaaaatattacgataaaaaagtaaaaacggaAACGTTAGAGATAGGGAATTTAATATTACTCAAAGATCATACTCAAAGGAATAAGTTAAGTCCATTTTGGAGGGGACCATACGAAATTTTGGAGGTATTAGATTCAGAAAATGTAGTTATATCGCGAAATCGAAAAAAGTAACGATACACAAAAATGAcgtgaaaaaatattacgaaaacgatgataaaaataacgaacaaaatgattgaatataccacaaataattagttatataatataataataaataaataataaaacggtaaaataataataggaaacagtatatagatataatgtataaataattaaatatagtaataatcgaGTTATATAGCAAAATACGGATAATAAAAGTCGACGTGGGATGTGAACGTCGTAGCATAGTGAAatgataaatagtatatatatatatattataggttgtGTTGGTTATGGACCACAATTCAAGGAGTGTCAAATAGTTTTAATGACAATATACCAGAATATGAAGGAATATcagaaataaaaatctattttaatgaCAAACTCGGAGTTAAGAGAGGAATGGTGGGAGTATCGAATCACCAAAATGATAGGATAGTTGTACCACAATTCCGGAATGGAGGATGTAATATAGAATCGTTACAGTATATATGTAATACactatataaaaaaactgataatgtTGGTTATTTGGGAGAATATGCGTATCTTTTGGAGAAATCATGTACCATACATGTGAAAACTATGAATGGCACAGACGAACAAGTTAAAGTAGGAAAAatggattattatttaataataaatcaaacaatGGATATGGAGAaggaaaacaataataagtcaATATCAACTAATGGTAACACGATAACAACGAAGAGGACTGACCAAAAGTTAAGAGAAATACCTACAGAAAATACAACTATAAATGAAGACGGTCACATTAGTACTACAGAAATGAGCAAAAATCACAATAGAATAACAACGAGCACATCAATAGAACTAAACACTACGAGATTAGAGGAAGTTGAAACACATATTCAGATAACATAGTAAATAGTACTACGCATGCAGTACAAACAAAAGAACattcaagttttaatttttacacgaCAGGAAGTGACCAAAGATCGGATATAAATAAGGGGTCACAAAATTGTAATAACGAAatcaataatactaataaaaagaATGAAACAGTTGCATGTAATCAAggaaaaaatgaaacaaattatgtatatatagtgtgTGTGTTATTAGGAATGATAGTAGTAATAaagatgttaataataatgaacatattgaaatattataaattagtaaggAAAGAGAGGTACAGGTATTTGGTACAAACATTGACTACTACAGCACGACGCGGCGTTCAAAATAGGGAGGAAATAACTCTCACGagtctttagaaaaaaaaaataataaacaataaataaataaaaatacgtaataatatatatagcaatTATGAGTTAATTCTAGTATAGATAAGATAAATAACTGTAGAATAGAGTATACAGGGTGATAAAGTTTCTAgtagattaataatatactaataaagcaTGGCGCAGCTAACATAGAATtactataaattgataaataaataaaaatactattataggtttTTGATCGCAATAACGTTCAATGGACGAGAGGCAGATAGTGAAAATCTAATAGGAAAAATAATAGGATTAAAATTCAGAGGACAGTtggatttaattaatatcacgGGAGAAGTAGATgatgaattttatattccaaatttGGACTATGAGAAAAATTATATCgaaactattcaaataaaatgcGAATTATctgataattatattagattGGATAAAGTGTTGAATGCAcctagaacatattatttacaaacattttgtacGATTAATTTAATAGGCGGGAAAGATAAGAAATACGAAACAACATATATACACGAAGTTAACAAATCAAAtgaagaaacgaataaaaaattaatagtatctACAAACGAAACGTTACAGCAAACAACGACACCGAAAATcgatgtttataaaattttaaaacaaatggttAATGATAGGGGGAATTCAACAACGTCAATTGAAGAATATTATCggaaaaattttttcaaaaatgtctatACTAAAATGATGAAGGGACACAAACAGAATGTAACAGTAATCGCAAAAAccgaaaataaaatagaatctaGTACagcaatcaatattattaaaacagaaCAGGAAAAaggaaatgaaataaattatataatgataatttttatggtGACAATAATATTGGTGGCAGtaggatataaatataaaagtagaaataattatacattaactGAACGCCGAGTAAATGATAACACGAATGTAGAAACAACagagttttgaaaataataaataacatgtaattatttgaaaatagttaaattaagagtagttaataaagttaaaatagaatATCAATAGTtaaggaatatgaaattaataaaattaatacaattgtagGAATGAACAAATAAGAACAATCCTAACAAATGACAAGGACGGAATAATACAAGGCATAGTGCTAAATGGCAGGGAATGGTCAGAACCGGTGTACGAACTAGCTTTAGTTGAACGAGCGGGGAGTCGATTGTTGGTGGTGGTGTTGAAAAGAAAAGGGCAATACATAAAAGAGAGAGAGTTGTTTAGATATATGGGGGTAGAACCGTTCATCTACAGAGAACGACATTCATTCGATGCATTAATAAATGGACAGTATGGTAGACTGGATGGTCTCGATACTACAAACCAAAGGCAGTCGAAAATGGCGAATTTTTGTAGATGGTTGATAGGACAGTTCTACATACCAAACAACCAGTTTGTCTCGGATTTGCCTTTTCAATACCACCGGGCGATGGATCGACCGCTGCGGGTTCAAAATGGCGCTAAGCCGGTGGGCGTGGCCACTATAATATTCCAGCAATTAGTACCACCAATCATAACAAGAGAGGAGACAGACGAGCAATTAAGGACGTTAATAAACCTAGCGCAGCGTGTTCAAGAAGAATTTTACGAGAATAATGAAAATTTAGATATAGAATTATGGGAAATATGTAAAACACGTGCAGAAatggaatttttttaacttttgaaccAGGTTGAATACTATTTTTCGGTAGGAATGGCAGATCATTATGCTTGTCGTGAAGTTCTTTTGGATATGATATATCGACCTCATACATCCGCCCGATTGGTGATCTATCGTTTAAATCATTTAACCCCTCTAGTTTCGGCTCAACCCACTTAAATCCTCCGTATGGCATGAATTGTGACATTGCGTAACAGTACAAGTTGTTACCTgcaatttaagtaatataataaattaaatataacattatactcaCAATCCTGATAAACAAGCCATGATTTTGGTTGTGTTGGATCATAATCTGGAGTCTTTTCATTATTCGCCTTTGCATATCTCATGCTCGCCTGGGTCAAGCCGCCACGAATTCCTATAATAAAAACAgatattttatcacattatttttttttttttaataaataacctgACCTCACCTTTCtcgaaaattaacaaaatatcataatctGAAATCAGTTCAAGTTGTTGACCCGTGTATTTCAGCATACAGTCAAAACTAAATCCCGGTGCTGTGTAGTAAAATGATGGGTCCAGATGGTAAGTTCTTATACAGAGGTCTcggaaattttcaaacacatcAGTCAGTAGCAGCAcgtcgatttttaaataaagatcagAGTATTCCCCGAGTGTTTGACAACTGAAATGATTCCAAACTGTATTTGCATGCTCAGAATCCTCATGTTTTATATGTGATTCGTCCAAtgtactgtaaaaatattttttcaccgGTAAACTGGTTTCTTCAAGCTTATCCCAATCATCTGTGTAGTCATACGGGTATACCCCCTTACGAGTAACTATAGTCGGGGACACGAAAAATGATCGCTGCCCGTCACGCGCCAAGCGGCTGTTTTTCTAAAGTGGTTATCAAATTACCAAACTAAAAGCCcgcttttttttgaaatatattcatacatttatcagAATTTAATAACAtggttattttgttatagttaattttttaataagatatgaacaaataaataatgtacataatgtaaaaaagtacaatatttttaacagttaataataaataaaatataagtataacataataattggaTGCGCCGGGTAGGGAACAATGATTAGCCCGTGGCCCGATCGCCGTGTACGTCGCGCGCAATACTCACACACCGACCGACCTTTGTttttgtgtgtatatgtgttatAGCTCAGCTAGAATTGGTTGGGTTCGCCGCGCAAATACTAGTGAGCTATGTGGTGTGGTGATGTGTAAGTGTGTGTATATGTGAGAGTGTACTATAAGCTTAAAACTATTGGACGGAAGGTAACTATGAAATGGTAACACGGTTGCTGGTAAAATTTTGTTgttgtattgtacacaaataataatgaattaaggATACAAGAATATAACAAAAATCACAGCAGCAtgaaggtataaaaatataagtgataatattatagccctTCTGgcccaacaaaatataataatagtatgcgCCAGCTATTTGAGCTATGGCtagtatatagataataaataatattactcacaaTTTAGGCGGAGCACGGCTGGCCAGCTGCTCCTATCCTATAAAAATGATACAGAGAATatcgaaaatacaaaataatacacagtaGTGCTTAGCACatactaaaaacaatataattttaaataatataaaaatgcgcACTTGCGCtcacagataataataaaatgcagcGATTTGCGCTCttataacagaataatattcaactttgaaaaataatataaaggtcCGCTACGATTTGCACACACGGtcacaattaacaataataataagatatgcTTAGGTATAACAAACGCACCTTCGTGGCGATTAGCGCccacagaaaaaacaaaaatgtatggcTATTTGAgccataaaaagtataaattaataattactgacGATTCGCGCCCgtgagcattataatataatgtaacttaTTTAACTTGCGGCGATTCGCGCACGTACAAGTAACATAGGCACATAGCTAGTCGCGTTGACCATTTGTAACGAACTGGTGGGATAGGCGGCCGTGGTAATTGCTCTCGTTCCAGCTAGACGGCGGCGGCTGGTATCGAGTCGCGcacaatctacatattatataattcacaaTACACAGCTGACACAATTAAAccgaaataaaacaatacaaatataagcaTGGAgatgtgttgtgtgtgtgtgtgtgttttttaagagttaaatattaagtcctatatttcatttattatttggtattttcaagtcggatcaacacagatatgttttatatgcttatctacactacatattaaaagtttacccccccgattcatatttttcatttaagtataactccgGGAATATTCATGTtagattgtttatttttacgtcaaacatttgtaattttaattctttataagtccccctcatagtaacatagtgtaaaatcgttttcaaaaatgtttggattttaattattattgcattcagattttcttaaaaattattttaagaaatattgcat
This genomic window from Metopolophium dirhodum isolate CAU chromosome 1, ASM1992520v1, whole genome shotgun sequence contains:
- the LOC132932576 gene encoding uncharacterized protein LOC132932576; this encodes MRVQAKNEFEKDFWKLLINSVFGKCMENVRARTSIKLVSSEQKARKLMAKTSFKDRTIYSKNLMAIHQHKETIKFDKAIYVGFAILDVSKTFMYDFHYNVMKKWYGHVITDEGIKPDKKKVEAVMHFPVPKNVKQIKSFLGLSGYYRKFIENYSAIANPMVKLLRKDVKFNWDENCQKAFDKLKEILCSEPILQYPDFTKQFILTTDASGKALGAIILSQGTVGSDLPIAYSSRTLNKAECNYSATELECLAIIFVVKTFRPYLYGRKFTILTDHRPLSWLFNLKDPLSRLVRWRIELEKYNYEIIYKMGKLNTNVDALSRMYNISEIKDESYTNFLEKLETTIISNKNVKEVHETVLTDQGTEFLSKTFTEVCKLLKINKIKTSAYHPLSNGALERSHKSLAEYLRHYEAHHIARERLIRSKEKSKKYYDKKVKTETLEIGNLILLKDHTQRNKLSPFWRGPYEILEVLDSENVVISRNRKKLCWLWTTIQGVSNSFNDNIPEYEGISEIKIYFNDKLGVKRGMVGVSNHQNDRIVVPQFRNGGCNIESLQYICNTLYKKTDNVGYLGEYAYLLEKSCTIHVKTMNGTDEQVKVGKMDYYLIINQTMDMEKENNNKSISTNGNTITTKRTDQKLREIPTENTTINEDGHISTTEMSKNHNRITTSTSIELNTTRLEEVETHIQIT